GCACATTGCTGCGGGGATCACCTTGCTGTTCGCCGCAGGTGCACTTCCCGGCGTGCTGCGCGGACCCGATCGCGGCATCTCGGCAGCGGTCGCGTCGGCAGGCTTCGCCGGCCCCGCGCTGATCCTCCGCCTCACCCATGACGATCTGCTCGCGCGGCCTGCCTGGGCGCTGCTCTTCGTCCTGCTCGCGATCGGGCCGCTGCTGCTCGCCTGGAGCCGGCGTGCGGTAGCACGCGACGGGGCGGCCGACCGGCCGAGTGTCGTGGCGGTCGCCGCCGGTGCGCTGCTGCTCGCCGTCGCCGCCCTCGATCTGCTTCCCTACGATCTTGTCGGAAGCCTCTGGCTGCTCATCGGCCTTGCCGTCGCACTCGCGGCGCAGCGGACGCAGGATCGCGGCCTGGGCTGGATCGCCGGGATCGCAGCCGCCGCCGGGCTCGTCTGGAGCGGGCTGCGCATCTTCGATTTGTGGATGACGGTAGGCATGGCGCTCGCCGGCGATCCGGCGCTGGTGACCGGGCTTCCGCCGCTGGGGCAGGGGCTGCTCGTGCTGGTGCCGGCTGCAGCAATCCTGGTTGCGGCCTGGCGGCTGCTTGCGGCCGATTCGCGCATCGGCAGGGTGCCGCTGATCGCAGGCGCGATCGCGGCGATTGCGGCGGCCTATCTGCTCTACAAGCACCTGTTCGGCCTGGCGACGCACGAAGATTTCGTCGCGCGCGGGCTTGCCGAGCGGACGTTGCTCAATCTGGTTTTGTTCGCCGCCAGCTGGGCGATCTGCCATCGGCGAATGCCGCATTTCGGCCTCAGCGACGCTCAGCGCCAACGCGCTTCGCTGGCGCTGACCGGTCTTGCCGCGGCGCGTCTGGTCTGGTTCGACATGCTGATCCACAATCCGGCGGTGGTGGACCAGGCAGTCGGGGCGATGCCGCTGCTCAACCTGATCCTGCCGGCCTATCTGCTCGGCGCCGCCTGGCTGTACCGTGTCCGGCGTGCGGCGCCGAATGGGGCACGGTCCGGATTGTGGCTGACGCTCGCGCTCGCGTCGTTGCTGCTCGGCGTGATGCTGCTGGTGCGTCAGGCTTTCCAGGGCACCATCCTGACCGCGCCGACGATCGGCGAGGGCGAATCCTATGCCTATTCGCTGGCCGGGCTGCTGCTGTCGATCGCGCTCATCGTCGGCGGCATCCGCCTGGCCGACAAGCCGGTCCGCATCGCCGGTCTCGCGCTGCTCGCGCTGACCATCATCAAGGTGTTCGGCCTGGATGCGGCGGCGCTGACGGGACTGCTGCGGATCCTGTCCCTGTTCGGGCTCGGCGTCGGCGTGATCGGGATCGGGATGCTCTACGGCCGCGTGCTGCGCGCCGAAGCGGCGCCCGCGGGCGGATCCCAAACCTGAAAGAAGAAAATGGTCGGGGCGAGAGGATTCGAACCTCCGACCCCCACACCCCCAGTGTGATGCGCTACCAGGCTGCGCTACGCCCCGACCGGCGGAACCCTGTGCGGGCACCGAAGTGGCGCCTCTAGGCCCGGCGGCTGGCGATGGCAAGCGCCTGAATCCCGTTGCACCCGAACGGGATGGTCGAGCGGGCGTCCTTGCACAGGCGGCCAAACGCATGTTAACCGCCCGCCACATTCATCCGGACGCTTGTTCCAGCACCGGTCCCTCACCAGGTAAGATCCCATGTTCGCATCGCCCGCATATGCATCGACCGGCGCCGCCGCAGGAAGCGGGGCGCTGATCGCCCAGTTCCTGCCGCTGGTGCTGATCTTCGTCGCCTTCTGGTTCCTGCTGATCCGTCCGCAGACCAAGCGGGCCAAGCAGCATCGCGACATGCTCGCGGCGGTGAAGAAGAACGACGTCGCTGTCACGTCCGGGGGGCTGATCGGCAAGGTCACCAAGGTCGACGAGAATGAGGTCGAGGTCGAAATCGCGCCGAACGTGCGCGTGCGCGTGATCAAGTCGATGCTGAGCGACATCCGCCCGCACGGCACCAAGCCGGCGAACGACTGACATGCTCGATTTCCCCCGTTGGAAGGTGTGGGGCATCAGCCTCATCTGCCTGATCGGCGTCCTGCTCGCCGTACCCAGCCTGTTTCCTGCGGAGCAGGTTGCGAAGTGGCCGAAATGGGTGCCCAGCGCGCAGATCAACCTCGGCCTCGACCTTGCCGGCGGCAGCCATCTGCTGCTCGAAGCGGATACGAGCGGCCTCGCCAAGCAGCGGCTGGAACAGATGGAGGAGCGTCTGCGCGTCGGGCTCCGCCGCGAGTCGCCGCCGATCGACATCGGTGAGATCTCGACCGCCGACAACAAGCTGACCTTCATGGTGCGCAATCCGGCGCAGGTCGATGCCGCGGTCGAGTTCGCGCGGACCCAGACGCAGCCCGCCGGTCTCGGCCCGCGCGACTGGAACGTCGATGTCCTCGACCAGAACCGGATCGTGATGACTCCGACTCAGGCCGGGCTCGATCAGGCGCTGACTCAGGCGATGGATACCGCCCGCGAGGTCGTCTACAATCGCGTCGACCCCGACGGCACCAAGGAAGTCACCGTCATCCGCCAGGGCGACACCCGGATCCTCGTCCAGGTCCCCGGTCTCGAGGATCCCGAGGCGCTGAAAACCCTGCTCGGCAAGACGGCGCGGCTGGAATTCAAGCTGGTCGATCAGACCGCGTCTCCGGAGCAGGTCGCGCAGGGCCGCGCGCCGGTCGGCAGCCAAGTGCTGCCGATGCAGGGCGGCGGCGCGATTGCGGTCAAGCGCCGCGCGATCGTCACCGGCGACCAGCTGATCGACGCCAAGCAGAGTTACGATCAGAACAATCAGCCGGGTGTCAGCATCACCTTCGACAGCACCGGCGCCAAGGCGTTCGGCCGGGTGACCCGCGAGAACGTCAATAAGCCGTTCGCCATCATCCTCGACAACGTCGTGCTGTCGGCGCCGAACATCAACGAGCCGATTCTCGGCGGCCAGGCCCAGATCATGGGCAGCTACACCGTGCAGACTGCGAACGAGCTCGCCGTTCAGCTTCGCTCGGGCAAGCTGCCGGTCGAGCTGCGCGTGATCGAGGAGCGGACGATCGGTCCGGAGCTCGGTAAGGAGTCGATCAAGTGGGGCGGCATCGCCGCTGGGGTCGCGACCCTGGCCGTAATCCTGTTCATGCTGATCACCTATGGCCGCTTCGGCGTCTATGCGACGATCGGGCTGATCCTCAACGCGCTGTTCATCCTCGGCATCCTCGCCTTGTTCGGCGCGTCGCTGACATTGCCCGGCATCGCCGGCTTCGTGCTGACGATCGGCGCGGCGGTCGATGCGAACGTGCTGATCAACGAGCGCATTCGCGAGGAACAGAGGCGCGGCCGACGGGTGCTCGACGCGATCGAGGCCGGTTACCGCGAAGCGAGCACCGCGATCTTCGACGCCAACATCACCAACGTCATCGCCGCGGTGCTGATGTTCTACTTCGGCAGCGGCCCGATCCGCGGCTTTGCCGTCGTGCTGATGATCGGCATCGTCACCTCGGTGTTCAGTGCCGTCAACATCACCCGCATGCTGGTCGCCCTCTGGGCGCGCCGCGCGCGGCCGCGTGAACTCCATATCTAGGCTGAAGCCATGCGCCTCCTGAAGCTCGTTCCGGACAACACCAATTTCGATTTCATGCGCTGGCGCAACGTCGCGCTGGTGCTGTCGATCATCGTCACCGTCGCCTCGATCGCGCTGGTCGCGGTGCGCGGCCTCAATCTCGGCGTCGACTTCGTCGGCGGGCAGATGATCAACGTCACCTTCAGCCGGACCGCGCCGATCGAGG
The nucleotide sequence above comes from Sphingosinicella sp. BN140058. Encoded proteins:
- a CDS encoding DUF2339 domain-containing protein, yielding MALLLLGLIALGAVVYRLYLRVDALEREVRRLRDGNPVAEAVPTASPATPVPHVPMQAPAAPLSAPAAEPLPAARTMPPVAPGPAAPRQDFAKLFEQLVAGRLLIWIGGIALAVAGVFLVRYSLGLITPAIRMILAALFGAALIGAGEYARWRPGKIVDPRVAQSLVGAGVLVFYAAAYGSQVLYGLISAQTALGLMTVITIAALILSLRHGAATAVMGLAGGFATPLLVGNPSGTSVPLLTYLALLNLALFAIAARRGWPWLAVATVVLSFAWTAVLATMAPAHALPAGLFIVVLGVGASLLRVGEGRQLAVMRPAAIALIELALLVGRIDLGLPAWGLFALLSIACFFLAAREPAHRLLPALAVALALLLLFVKAIDLPDPLLPHIAAGITLLFAAGALPGVLRGPDRGISAAVASAGFAGPALILRLTHDDLLARPAWALLFVLLAIGPLLLAWSRRAVARDGAADRPSVVAVAAGALLLAVAALDLLPYDLVGSLWLLIGLAVALAAQRTQDRGLGWIAGIAAAAGLVWSGLRIFDLWMTVGMALAGDPALVTGLPPLGQGLLVLVPAAAILVAAWRLLAADSRIGRVPLIAGAIAAIAAAYLLYKHLFGLATHEDFVARGLAERTLLNLVLFAASWAICHRRMPHFGLSDAQRQRASLALTGLAAARLVWFDMLIHNPAVVDQAVGAMPLLNLILPAYLLGAAWLYRVRRAAPNGARSGLWLTLALASLLLGVMLLVRQAFQGTILTAPTIGEGESYAYSLAGLLLSIALIVGGIRLADKPVRIAGLALLALTIIKVFGLDAAALTGLLRILSLFGLGVGVIGIGMLYGRVLRAEAAPAGGSQT
- the yajC gene encoding preprotein translocase subunit YajC, coding for MFASPAYASTGAAAGSGALIAQFLPLVLIFVAFWFLLIRPQTKRAKQHRDMLAAVKKNDVAVTSGGLIGKVTKVDENEVEVEIAPNVRVRVIKSMLSDIRPHGTKPAND
- the secD gene encoding protein translocase subunit SecD gives rise to the protein MLDFPRWKVWGISLICLIGVLLAVPSLFPAEQVAKWPKWVPSAQINLGLDLAGGSHLLLEADTSGLAKQRLEQMEERLRVGLRRESPPIDIGEISTADNKLTFMVRNPAQVDAAVEFARTQTQPAGLGPRDWNVDVLDQNRIVMTPTQAGLDQALTQAMDTAREVVYNRVDPDGTKEVTVIRQGDTRILVQVPGLEDPEALKTLLGKTARLEFKLVDQTASPEQVAQGRAPVGSQVLPMQGGGAIAVKRRAIVTGDQLIDAKQSYDQNNQPGVSITFDSTGAKAFGRVTRENVNKPFAIILDNVVLSAPNINEPILGGQAQIMGSYTVQTANELAVQLRSGKLPVELRVIEERTIGPELGKESIKWGGIAAGVATLAVILFMLITYGRFGVYATIGLILNALFILGILALFGASLTLPGIAGFVLTIGAAVDANVLINERIREEQRRGRRVLDAIEAGYREASTAIFDANITNVIAAVLMFYFGSGPIRGFAVVLMIGIVTSVFSAVNITRMLVALWARRARPRELHI